CGGCTCATGCACGAATACGGCAAAGATTCCCAATGAAAAGGTATTCGACTATCGAATTGTGGAAATGGATTCGTACTACAACTATGATCCAGACGGGATAACTTCCAAGATTTCACTGCACAACGTTTACCGGTAGAAGAAACCCAAGTAACCTTGAAATTAATGTTAAGCTGCCATTCCGCTCGATATGCCCCAACGATTCATACTAAGCAACATCGCAACCGAATTCTACCTAGTTTCGAACTAGGCAGAACCCTGCTACCACTATTGCTCATATCTTATGGTAACTCCCTTCGCTATTACTTCTGCCGTAGTTCAGTGGTAGCTCTGCATTGACATCGGTGCATTCACATTGGGTTCACGATGTGGTGTGGTCGGACAAAGACGAAACAGGGGTACAGGGTGATGAACGAATATAGAAAACGTTTAGATTCTCGCCTTGGTGTGACCGATACGGTAGGAATCGGGATCCAAACCGATAGCTTCGAAACATTTCTCGGCGGCCTTCTTTCCCTCGGTTTCAGCCTGCATGGCAGCAGGGGCCAAGATAAGGTAGCTACAAGTCAAgtgtgagagaaagagagagtccACCATTAGCAGGGTTTTGTCAACGAATCGGTCAGGTCCTTCAGTGTATGATCCCTCAGCCCCCTGCTACCACCTACTATTTAGTGACGCTAATGGGTTTCCCTGTAAAGTAAGTGTATTGAAAGTGCAAAACAGTTCCGAATACTTACCGCAGCTTGAAGTCGGGATACATCATTCGGTTGGGGAAACCTTTACGGCAAATACGGATACCTTCAAGTACACCGTTACAGGTCAGCTGGTGCATAACCAAGTGAGCATCGATGAGACCGGTCTGTTTCAATTCGTTTGGAATGATACAACGGACGAAGTGAGGTTGGGTAGACCTCAGCGTGGTCATCAGGTTGTTCAGCTGTTCCTTGTAGGACGAGGAGACAGTGGCGAAACCGGCACCCTTCTTACCACGTCCACCCTTGCCGCCACCGGCATCTGGAGCAGCGGACTGTCCGGGATGATCGGCGAAGATCTCCACCACCAGCTGATTCGTACCCTTCTTGAACTGGTCGACGACGGTGTCGTTCAGGGGATCCTTATTCTTCTCAAGCCATCCGGTGATGTTGTACGAGACAACACCAGCGTAGTGACCGATGGCAAAGTGAGCAGCCTGGCAACCTGGCTTCGGGGGTTTCGGTTTCTGGAATGGGGCAGACTTGCCCAAGTGGTTGGTCATCAGCTTCTCGGCAAAGGTTTGATCGGTGGCCTTCGGGAACATAGATTCTTCCTCAAGAATGGACAGGATACCCATGGGCTGTTGTGGGACGGTAGGTGTGAAGAATGGAAAGAAAAACAACGGTTATCGTGCGGTTCCTTGTGTAGCCTGATGGACACTCGGAGCAGAGCGACCGAAACGCGATTGGAAGCGTGTTAGGCTATCTGATTCAGtacaacaagaaaaaaaaatcaattcaaatttaGTGTGAAACAAAATATCTTTATCCGTTGGATTATTACGCACAAAACGACAGCTTACCTTGTGAGATGTGTAAAGCGCATTCGCACAACGGTTTTAGGAGCGTGCCAGTAAAACTAAAAGGCAACTAAAGTtgcgaaaaatcaaaaacaaacgGTAAGTAACACATCAAAACACAAATATCCTGTGTCCCTTGGTGGTACAGCAAAAATGGTTTCAGTGGCGTGAAAGTGGGCTAGATGGGAGGCAGGTACCTTCTCGATTAGATCGATTGTCGGCTGGAGATCCAGCCCGAAGTCTATGAAGGTCCACTGGATGCCTTCGCGTTCGTATTCCTCCTGCTCGAGGACGAACATGTAATGATTGTAAAATTGCTGCAAACGCTCGTTGGTGTAATTTATGCAGAGCTGATTGAAACCATTGTACTGTACCAGGGCCGGGTCGGATCATGGAAAGTAAGTGGTTGTTGGAAAGATAGAGGTAAAGAAAATAGTGTGAAAACAAACCAGAAATTGTTTTGGGTTAAGTAAACGTAATGAAATGAGTTCGGTTAGCTACTGTGCTGAAAACGGAAATTGTGGTGATTGGTGCGCGTGTAACGTTTCGTGGTTACATTGCgacttttggttttttttaatggTTGAGTTCACAGCAATCGTTAATGACTATCCAACTACGAGCTGCATCTGAGAGGTTTCGACGACAGAGAACACTCCCGAACAAATGGGCGTTCTACCTTCTCAATCAGTTCGATACACTGCTGCAGATCCATGCCGAAATCGATGAAGGTCCATTCAATACCCTCGCGCTGGTATTCCTCCTGCTCCAGGATGAACATGTGGTGGTTAAAGAATTGCTGAAGTTTCTCATTGGTGAAGTTGATACAGAGCTGTTCGAAGCCGTTGAACTGTATTCGTCGGATGGAATAGAGGGTTAGTGatacacaaaacataaaattcGGTGAAGATGTGCAAAACAATTTCCATATTGTTTTCCTTGGTCTTCACTAGAGAGGGGTGGTTTAGTTGGGTTGCGCAGCTAGTACCAGTTGTGGTAGTGTCGTCGACCTCGGGGGAAATCTAGGCTGGGATTGTTTGCAATTTCCCCGGAAAGAATCAACAACGCTAGAAACAGTACTAGCTACGCCAATGATCAATCACAACTGACATGAAGGTGAATGGTGTGGTAACGGTGGTCACAGGACATTGAGCCAAGTTCTTCCGGGTAGGTGAGTATCGATTGGACTAGGAACATCGATATGGTGTCGGGTGTCGACGTAGACGAGCTCATCTCGCTTTTTGTTTCTTCACAGACAGTAGTTGAAAGCATCATATTGACGTGCGCAGGTTGCGGACGAGAGTGGTGATTTGTACCTTTTCAATCATCTCAATACAGGCCAGCAAATCCATACCGAAATCGATGAAGGCCCAGTTGATACCTTCCCGCTTGTATTCCTCCTGCTCCAGGACAAACATGTGGTGATTGAAGAACTGCTGCAGCTTCTCGTTGGTGAAATTGATACAAAGCTGCTCGAAGCCGTTGTACTAGGGTAATGTAAGTGATCCATGGGAAGTGACAGATGGTTAGTGATAGACACACATAGAATCCCGCAAAAACATTTATAGTATGGTTTTCCTTGTTCTCCACTGGAGATCGTTATAGCTTGGGCTGAGTGCCACGGCTTTAACCAATCCTGCGGCGTCGATGGTTCTCTGGGAAGTGTTTCGGGTATTTTGAAGCTTCCCAGCGAAACCACCGTCACCGGATCGGTACCAGCCAGGCCAATGATCAACGCAACTGACAAGCTGGTGTGAGGGGATAGTAGCACAAATTtcgaaccaaaatatatttatatAGAGCTATCGAACGCTTTTGGACCGTCGATATGGTTTAGGTAAGCCGACGAAGAGCTGGAAAAAAGTTGCACGTTGCAGGTAGTTGCAAGCACGTCGAGAAAGCAGCATCGTTGACAAGTGCGCAGCTTGGAGACGATGTTGGGGGAGTTGTGTACCTTTTCGATCATCTCAATACAGGCCAGCAAATCCATACCGAAATCGATGAAGGCCCAGTTGATACCTTCTCGCTTGTATTCTTCCTGCTCCAGGACGAACATGTGGTGATTGAAGAACTGCTGAAGCTTCTCGTTGGTAAAATTGATACAGAGCTGTTCGAAGCCGTTGAACTGTGGTAAAAACAGTTTGTTCCGTTTGGAAGCGACAAATGATTAGTGATCAACAAGCAATGAGCTCGATTTAAAAGCGTAGTCCCAGAAAAACATGTTTCGTATTGTTTTTCCTACTCTTTACCCTGCTTTGCTGAGTAGCATAGCCAGTAGCCGATCTCGCCTAGCATCGAAGGTACACTGGAAGGTCCACGTTTGAATCGGTTGGATTTTTTTCCAGTTGCACCCCCCGCTAAGTCAGATCAGCACCCGCTACGCCAGTGATCAGCACAGCTGAGTGTGATAGCGAAAACACCAATCGTGAGCTAGGTCTACTGAGATGGTTTCACGATCGTCCCCATAAAGTTTGACGTCTTGTTACCTTGGTTTTTTGTCCTAAGACCAAGGCAAAGCAGTATGCGGCACATATCtgaccgtcgtcgtcgtcgtcgatcGGATTGTGGGCTACTTCGAGTGCCGTCGGAAGATTTAAGTGTCCAGTGTTCCGAACTGAATTACGTAGGAAGCGATACTGTACGTGTCAGCAGTACGAGGCAACGCTAGCGCTATCTGTACGGATAGAAAGATTTCTAGCGGTCGCCATCTTGCGAAATGACGGGTCCATTTCGTCgattgaaaaatcgattaaagtCTACTGCGAGCATCACAGAGTCAGT
The sequence above is a segment of the Topomyia yanbarensis strain Yona2022 unplaced genomic scaffold, ASM3024719v1 HiC_scaffold_873, whole genome shotgun sequence genome. Coding sequences within it:
- the LOC131696188 gene encoding myosin heavy chain, muscle-like isoform X4, which encodes MCFLSNDIYDYYNVAQGKVTIPNVDDGEECLLMDEAFNVLGFTQEEKDNIYRITAAVMHMGGMKFKQKGREEQAEADGTEEGDRVAKLLGVVTEDLYKNLLKPRIKVGAEFVTKGQNKDQVTNAVGALCKGIFDRVFKWLVKKCNETLDTKQKRAQFIGVLDIAGFEIFDFNGFEQLCINFTNEKLQQFFNHHMFILEQEEYQREGIEWTFIDFGMDLQQCIELIEKPMGILSILEEESMFPKATDQTFAEKLMTNHLGKSAPFQKPKPPKPGCQAAHFAIGHYAGVVSYNITGWLEKNKDPLNDTVVDQFKKGTNQLVVEIFADHPGQSAAPDAGGGKGGRGKKGAGFATVSSSYKEQLNNLMTTLRSTQPHFVRCIIPNELKQTGLIDAHLVMHQLTCNGVLEGIRICRKGFPNRMMYPDFKLRYLILAPAAMQAETEGKKAAEKCFEAIGLDPDSYRIGHTKARI
- the LOC131696188 gene encoding myosin heavy chain, muscle-like isoform X3, encoding MCFLSNDIYDYYNVAQGKVTIPNVDDGEECLLMDEAFNVLGFTQEEKDNIYRITAAVMHMGGMKFKQKGREEQAEADGTEEGDRVAKLLGVVTEDLYKNLLKPRIKVGAEFVTKGQNKDQVTNAVGALCKGIFDRVFKWLVKKCNETLDTKQKRAQFIGVLDIAGFEIFDFNGFEQLCINFTNEKLQQFFNHHMFVLEQEEYKREGINWAFIDFGMDLLACIEMIEKPMGILSILEEESMFPKATDQTFAEKLMTNHLGKSAPFQKPKPPKPGCQAAHFAIGHYAGVVSYNITGWLEKNKDPLNDTVVDQFKKGTNQLVVEIFADHPGQSAAPDAGGGKGGRGKKGAGFATVSSSYKEQLNNLMTTLRSTQPHFVRCIIPNELKQTGLIDAHLVMHQLTCNGVLEGIRICRKGFPNRMMYPDFKLRYLILAPAAMQAETEGKKAAEKCFEAIGLDPDSYRIGHTKARI
- the LOC131696188 gene encoding myosin heavy chain, muscle-like isoform X2, whose protein sequence is MCFLSNDIYDYYNVAQGKVTIPNVDDGEECLLMDEAFNVLGFTQEEKDNIYRITAAVMHMGGMKFKQKGREEQAEADGTEEGDRVAKLLGVVTEDLYKNLLKPRIKVGAEFVTKGQNKDQVTNAVGALCKGIFDRVFKWLVKKCNETLDTKQKRAQFIGVLDIAGFEIFDYNGFEQLCINFTNEKLQQFFNHHMFVLEQEEYKREGINWAFIDFGMDLLACIEMIEKPMGILSILEEESMFPKATDQTFAEKLMTNHLGKSAPFQKPKPPKPGCQAAHFAIGHYAGVVSYNITGWLEKNKDPLNDTVVDQFKKGTNQLVVEIFADHPGQSAAPDAGGGKGGRGKKGAGFATVSSSYKEQLNNLMTTLRSTQPHFVRCIIPNELKQTGLIDAHLVMHQLTCNGVLEGIRICRKGFPNRMMYPDFKLRYLILAPAAMQAETEGKKAAEKCFEAIGLDPDSYRIGHTKARI
- the LOC131696188 gene encoding myosin heavy chain, muscle-like isoform X5, with translation MCFLSNDIYDYYNVAQGKVTIPNVDDGEECLLMDEAFNVLGFTQEEKDNIYRITAAVMHMGGMKFKQKGREEQAEADGTEEGDRVAKLLGVVTEDLYKNLLKPRIKVGAEFVTKGQNKDQVTNAVGALCKGIFDRVFKWLVKKCNETLDTKQKRAQFIGVLDIAGFEIFDYNGFEQLCINFTNEKLQQFFNHHMFVLEQEEYKKEGINWAFIDFGMDLMSCIEMIEKPMGILSILEEESMFPKATDQTFAEKLMTNHLGKSAPFQKPKPPKPGCQAAHFAIGHYAGVVSYNITGWLEKNKDPLNDTVVDQFKKGTNQLVVEIFADHPGQSAAPDAGGGKGGRGKKGAGFATVSSSYKEQLNNLMTTLRSTQPHFVRCIIPNELKQTGLIDAHLVMHQLTCNGVLEGIRICRKGFPNRMMYPDFKLRYLILAPAAMQAETEGKKAAEKCFEAIGLDPDSYRIGHTKARI
- the LOC131696188 gene encoding myosin heavy chain, muscle-like isoform X1: MCFLSNDIYDYYNVAQGKVTIPNVDDGEECLLMDEAFNVLGFTQEEKDNIYRITAAVMHMGGMKFKQKGREEQAEADGTEEGDRVAKLLGVVTEDLYKNLLKPRIKVGAEFVTKGQNKDQVTNAVGALCKGIFDRVFKWLVKKCNETLDTKQKRAQFIGVLDIAGFEIFDFNGFEQLCINFTNEKLQQFFNHHMFVLEQEEYKKEGINWAFIDFGMDLLACVELIEKPMGILSILEEESMFPKATDQTFAEKLMTNHLGKSAPFQKPKPPKPGCQAAHFAIGHYAGVVSYNITGWLEKNKDPLNDTVVDQFKKGTNQLVVEIFADHPGQSAAPDAGGGKGGRGKKGAGFATVSSSYKEQLNNLMTTLRSTQPHFVRCIIPNELKQTGLIDAHLVMHQLTCNGVLEGIRICRKGFPNRMMYPDFKLRYLILAPAAMQAETEGKKAAEKCFEAIGLDPDSYRIGHTKARI